Below is a window of Cytophaga hutchinsonii ATCC 33406 DNA.
ACCGTAAACTCAACTGCAAGTATATCTTCAAGCCCTGCTTCAGCTACTATTTGTGAAGGACAAACAAAAGTATTTACATTAGGAACAACAGGCTCAGGTATTACTTACCAATGGAAAAAAGGAAGCGTGAATCTTGTGGACGGAGGCAATATCAGCGGAGCACTAACAGGTTCTTTAACTATAACGGGAGTAACAACAACCGATGCCGGAAGTTATAGTGTTACAATTAATAATTCCTGTTCGGGAACATTAAATTCAACTGCTGCTGTACTTACTGTTAATACGCTTCCCGTAATAACCAGCCAACCAACCGATGTTACTATCTGCGGTTCTTCAAACGTATCTTTTTCAGTTGCTGCCACTGGTACTGCGTTGACCTATCAATGGAAAAAAGGCGGAGTTAATTTAACGGATGGCGGAACTATATCCGGAAGCAATTCAGCTACACTGACTATCACGCCGGCAGTTGCGGGCGATGCGGGTGTATACACCTGTGTTGTATCCGGAACATGTGCGCCAAGTGCAACATCTTCTCCTGCGAATTTAGCCGTAGGCACGGTTGCAACCATTGTTACTCAGCCAACAGATAAAGTTGTATGTGAAGGTTCAAGTACATCGCTTGCCGTTACTGTAACCGGAGGAGGTATTAGTTATCAATGGAAAAAGAATGGAGTAGATTTAACGAATGGACCGAAAGTAAGCGGTGCTACAACGGCTACGCTAACGCTTTCAACGATTGATGCCACATTTGCAGACTCCTATACGGTTGTTACCGGTAATACATGCAGCGGATTTATTACATCAAACCCTGCAACGATAACAATAAATGCATTGCCGGCCATAACGGTACAACCCGTAAGTAAATCCATCTGTGCCGGTGCATCAACATCTTTCAGTATCACAGCTACAGGAGCAGGGCTGACGTATCAATGGAAAAAGGACGGCGCGGCATTAACGGATGGTGGGAATATTGCAGGCGCAACTACAGCAACACTTTCTTTGTCTTCAGTAACAAGTGCTGATGCGGGAATATACATCTGTGTAGTAAACGGTACATGCCCACCTGCCGTTACTTCAACAAATGCCACACTTACAATTACTTCAGGTAGCAGTATTATTTCTCAGCCCGTATCCAAAGCGGCATGTTCGGGAAGTTCTACCGTATTTGTTTGTGATGCAACAGGTGGTTCGTTAACCTATCAATGGAAAAAAGATGGTGTTAGCCTAGTGGATGGCGGAAATATTTCCGGCGCACAAACCTTTACGCTGACAATTTCATCTGTTACTGCAGCTGATGCAGGAGATTACGTATGCGTAATTTCAAGTGCCTGTTCAGCACCATTAACTTCAAATACCGCTTCGTTAACGGTTAATGCATCAACAACCATTAGTTCTCAACCAACAAATGTAACCATATGTGAAAGTGGTGGAGCGTCATTTACAGTTGCAGCAACGGGAACAGGATTAACGTATCAATGGAAAAAAGCAGGTTCACTGATTACAGGTGCTACCGCTGCAACATATAGTATTCCTGCTGTTACAGCAGCCGATGCAGGTTCATATGTAGCAGATATTACAAGTAGTTGCGGTGTTTTGTCAAGTAATGCGGCAACATTAACCGTGAATACTCCAATAGTCATTACCACTCAACCTGTTTCTGTAAGTGCATGTCCGGCAGAAAGTATAACGTTTAGCGTTATTGCAACAGGAAATATCACTGCATATAAGTGGCAGAAAAATGGTGTTGATCTGGCAGACGGCGGAAATATTTCCGGTGCAACGACCAATATACTTTCAATCTCTTCAATAAGCGCTTCCGATGAAGATAATTATACGGTAGTATTAACAGCTGTTTGCGGTACAGATGTCACATCTTCCAGTGCTGCATTATCATTGGCAACTGCGCCTGTTATTTCTGCACAGCCAACCAACAAATTAGTTTGTGCCGGACAGACATTAACATTAACAATCGGCGTTACAAGCGGGTCTTCGGTTACGTATCAATGGCAGAAAGATGGTATAAATCTTATAAACAGCGGTGCAATTTCCGGTGCAACCAGTGCTACCTTAACAATTACAAATGTTTCAGTTGCGGATGAAGGGACGTACGTTTGTATGGTAGCAACGAGCTGTTCAGCGCCCACATCAAGTGATCCTGCAGTAGTAACTACTACAATTTCTTCATCTATTACACAACAGCCTATTACTGCGAATATTTGTAATAATCAATCTGTATTATTCAAAATAACCATAGCCGGTGCCGGTATTGTATATCAGTGGCAATTTAAAGCAAATGCTGCTACGTCTTATTCAGATCTGACAAACGGTGGGAAATATAGCGGAGTCAATACAGCAAGTTTGTCAATTATAAATTCAACTGCTTCAGAAGTTGGATCATACAGATGCATGGTGACAGAAGTGTGCGGCGCTGTTCAATATTCAGCACCGGCAGCTTTGATCATTGATTCTCCAACAATTGTTCAGCATCCATTCCCGCAATCAATCTGTATCGGACAGCTTGCTAAATTTACAGTAGGTGCTACGGGCAGCAATTTAACCTACCAATGGTATAAGGATGGTATTGCGCTGGCAAATGCGGGAAGAATTTCCGGGGCTAAGTCTGCAACCATAATGATTACATCTACAACACCCGCTGATAATGGAGAATATGTATGTCAGGTTAAAGGTGTTTGCTTACCGCCTGCTACTTCTCAGGAAGGTATCCTGACGGTATCTGTTTGTACATCCGTTATAGGATCTGAATTAAATGACAACAACGTTGTAATTTATCCGAAACCAGCAGATGTATATGCTACTATTGAAATAAAAGACAATGAGGGAACAGATGTATCAATTGCAATATTTGATGCACAAGGTTCTTTAATAAAAATAATTCAGCAGTCAATCGAAACCGTAAACACAAAAATCAATCTTAATACAGCTGAATTACCTCAAGGAATGTATTTTGTACAAATACAAATAGGGGATGAATTCTATACGGATAAAGTTGAAGTAATTCACTAAACCGTATTGTTTTCATGCAGACAATTCAGTAGTTTGTATTACAAAACACACTTTTAATTATGATGAAAAAAACGATCCTACTTCTAACCATACTAACTACATTCTGTAGTTATGCTGTAAAGTCGCAGACATCAAATTTGGTATATAGTCTGGGTAAAACCGGCTCAACTATTGAAATTACTTCTATTGCTTCGGATGCAAGTAATAATATATATGTATGCGGAAGTTTTACAGGAAGCAGCGTTGATTTTAATCCGCTGGGAACAGCGGTTACTAAAAGCTCATTAGGCGGTACAGATGGTTTTATAGCAAAATATAATGCTGCAGGTGAACTTGCTGCGGTAAACACCTTTGGAAATAGTGGTGCAGAAAGAGCAGGCAAAGTGTATGTAGATGCTACGGGTGTTTACATGCTTGCAACAGTAGCTGCCGGTATAGTAAAATTTGATCCCTCTGATTTTGGTACAAGTGGTGGGAGTGGTGCAATGGCATTGGTTAAATACAACGATCAGCTTGCTTTACAAAGCAGCATATTAGTTAAGAAGGCCGCTGGCGGAACAGGAGATTCTTTTAATGATATAAAAGTTAGCGGCACAGATATCTATGTTACCGGAGCATTAAATAACAGTGCTGTAGAATTTAATCCGCTAGGAACATCAAAGCAATTGACGCCAAATGGTTTTACAGATATTTTTGTTGCTAAATATAATGCTTCATTGATTTGCCAGTTTGCGTTTAATGTTGGTGGAATAGACGGAGATGCCGGTAAGGGGATCGATGTAGATGGTTCAGGTAATATTTATGTTACGGGTTATTTCAGAGGCCAGGGCATTAATCTGAATCCAATGGGTACAACCAGTGTATATGAAATTGGTGAAGCTGAAGAATTAGCAGGTGCTGTAGGAGATGTATTTGTTGCAAAATATAGTCCAACTACTGCCTGTCAGTGGGCAATCAATATAGGTACCGCATCTGCAGATCAGGGAACGGATATTCTGGTTTCAAATGCAGGTACTGTTTATGTTGGAGGTATTGTGAAAGATGATATTTTACCGGCAGATTTTAATACGGCAAACCCGGAAACAAATATATACGCAGGTCATGGTTTAAACGATATTTTTGTTGCGAGTTATACAACAGCGGGTATTTATAGCTGGCACCTTGGTACAGGAAGTACCCAGCAGGATGATTTAGCTACGATGGCTTTTGATGCAAGCGGAAACATTCTTATAACAGGATTTGCAGGCGGGAATGTTAATTTTGGCAATGGACAGACAATTTCAGCGCTAGGTGGGTCAGATGTATATTTTGCAACCGTTTCAACTTCCGGGACCGCATTGTCTGCTTACAACGAAGGTGGTTCTGGTAATGAACAAGGTAATGGAATAGCTGTAACAGCTGCCGGAAATATTTTACTTACCGGAAATTTGTCAGCAAGCGGCGATTACGATCCAACAGCATCTCCTGCAGGATCAATTACATTAAAAGGCGCTCAGGATGGATTTGTTGTCCGATACGGGCCTGCCTGTACAGCACCTGTAATAAATGCACAGCCAACAAATATGGTTACCTGCCAAGGCATAAGTACATCATTTTCTGTTACAGCAACCGGAGCAACTTCTTATCAATGGTATAAAAATGGAAGTGCAGTAAGCGGTGCAACAACAGCTTCTTATACAATATCTTCACCAGTTGCTGCAGATGCAACAACCTATACAGTTGATGTTATTAATACCTGCCAAACCATTACTTCAAATACCGTTTCATTAACCGTTGATCCGTTAATTACCGGAGGAACTATAGGAAATAATCAATCTATATGTAGTGGTACAGTACCAGCTTTTCTCATAGAAGTTTCACCCGTTACAGGTGGATCATCAACAGCAATACCTACCTATATGTGGCTGTCTTCTCCTGATGGAGTATCTAACTGGACAGCAATTTCAGGTGCAACAGCAAAAACGTATGGTCCGGGAGTTTTAATGTCAACTACGTACTATAGAAGATTAGATTTCAAGGGAGCTTCCTGCTTGCCTGCACCAACAAATGTAGTTACAATCACGGTTGACCCGGCTGTAACAGCAGCAACAATTTCTTCCGATCAGACAATCTGCAGCGGCTCAGTTCCGGCTCAGCTTACAGGTGCTGTTGCAGCTGGCGGTTCAGCAAGTGCTACAGCAAGCTATGTATGGGAAAGTTCCGTAAACGGAACAGGTGGGTGGACAGCCATTTCAGGGGCAACGTTGAAAGATTATACACCAGGAACGCTTACAGCAGATACCTATTACAGAAGAACGGATAAAAAGGGAGCATGTGCAGGTGTTGTATCGAATGTTGTGGCAATAGTAGTTGATGCTCAAGTTGCAGTACCTGTAATATCTTCTCCACAGACTATTTGTATGGGAAGTATTCCTGTGCCGATTGGCGGAGCTCCTGCTATAGGCGGTTCAGCAACAGCAACAGCTTCCTATACATGGGAAAGTTCACCTAATGGTACAATCGGCTGGACAACTATTTCAGGTATAACGGCAAAAGATTATGCTCCACTAACGTTAAGTACTACTACCTATTATCGTAGAAATGATAAAAAAGGGGCTTGTGCACCCAGGATGTCAAATAGTATAGCAATTACGGTTGATCCTGTAGTGACAACACCTTCTATCAGCGCTGATCAGGCAATCTGCTCAGGAACTATACCAGCTCAAATCACTGGCGCAGCTGCAGGTGGC
It encodes the following:
- a CDS encoding immunoglobulin domain-containing protein; the encoded protein is MKHLYNQVLVCLLMLSVLSVSAQNFQQANKIAGAGYNKLYDATTDASDNFYAIGAFASTITVPQSFGGTSTLDKTFLIKYDPTGAVSWLKSITGSSVKGYRVAVDASGNVFIAGSLYGSSVFFDGFNAKYSLNGPSGTVPDGFIAKYDKNGFFIWARAIGSAARNDEIFDMTIDKDGDVYVVGYISTDAKVYGRDSALAQGPYGSDIVSQGGSPGLLDVVVAKFKNDGSYQWGFSLGSTTGAERGTSITVDQNKNVYVAGELYNSFDVDPGTGVTTIQESMPQGSGDIFIAKYSTTGSFLNVGQISGGSVEKVNRMHVGNSGVLNVAGSFVDYIDADISSGVQNLTANGDIGSDALIAAYDLNTFAPVFIQQMGGADVDDEAVSIKATASGEIYVTGFFAGSAVNFNPAGAALNLSSVGNKDVFIAKYNSSGVNQWAMGVGSATEDRGTAIDFNAAGFVYAGGYYTGTIGDFDPGAGTSTLTNLGQEDAFWAKYQECSGTPVITTQPVGKTVCAGAAINMTIAATGSGVTYQWKKGSANVVNGGAISGATSSSLSISPSVASDAGSYTVVVTSCGTSLTSSAALVVVNIPPAITTQPVSKSICSGDNTSFTVAATGTSLTYQWKLNNVAITNNAVYAGAQAATLNLVGATAAQAGDYTCVITGSCTPVVTSSIATLTVGAGISITTQPAATAACLGGAATFTTAASGSSLTYQWQKNGVNLVDGSSISGATTNSLTITGVVAGDATNYKAVITGSCGSITTSAVNLSVTSSPTISTQPLASQSICAGQSATISVVAVGGVSYQWRKNGTDLTNGGNVSGALTSSLLLTSVTSADAGTYTVLVTGACAPTALSNNSNLTINLLPAIGTQPTPLTRCAGANATFSITATGTGITYQWKRNGVDLADGGSVFGATTNSVTITGVTVSDAGNYTCTVSGTCSPAITSSPAALTVNSTASISSSPASATICEGQTKVFTLGTTGSGITYQWKKGSVNLVDGGNISGALTGSLTITGVTTTDAGSYSVTINNSCSGTLNSTAAVLTVNTLPVITSQPTDVTICGSSNVSFSVAATGTALTYQWKKGGVNLTDGGTISGSNSATLTITPAVAGDAGVYTCVVSGTCAPSATSSPANLAVGTVATIVTQPTDKVVCEGSSTSLAVTVTGGGISYQWKKNGVDLTNGPKVSGATTATLTLSTIDATFADSYTVVTGNTCSGFITSNPATITINALPAITVQPVSKSICAGASTSFSITATGAGLTYQWKKDGAALTDGGNIAGATTATLSLSSVTSADAGIYICVVNGTCPPAVTSTNATLTITSGSSIISQPVSKAACSGSSTVFVCDATGGSLTYQWKKDGVSLVDGGNISGAQTFTLTISSVTAADAGDYVCVISSACSAPLTSNTASLTVNASTTISSQPTNVTICESGGASFTVAATGTGLTYQWKKAGSLITGATAATYSIPAVTAADAGSYVADITSSCGVLSSNAATLTVNTPIVITTQPVSVSACPAESITFSVIATGNITAYKWQKNGVDLADGGNISGATTNILSISSISASDEDNYTVVLTAVCGTDVTSSSAALSLATAPVISAQPTNKLVCAGQTLTLTIGVTSGSSVTYQWQKDGINLINSGAISGATSATLTITNVSVADEGTYVCMVATSCSAPTSSDPAVVTTTISSSITQQPITANICNNQSVLFKITIAGAGIVYQWQFKANAATSYSDLTNGGKYSGVNTASLSIINSTASEVGSYRCMVTEVCGAVQYSAPAALIIDSPTIVQHPFPQSICIGQLAKFTVGATGSNLTYQWYKDGIALANAGRISGAKSATIMITSTTPADNGEYVCQVKGVCLPPATSQEGILTVSVCTSVIGSELNDNNVVIYPKPADVYATIEIKDNEGTDVSIAIFDAQGSLIKIIQQSIETVNTKINLNTAELPQGMYFVQIQIGDEFYTDKVEVIH